The proteins below are encoded in one region of Flavobacterium nackdongense:
- the folP gene encoding dihydropteroate synthase: MTINCKGQLIDLTTPKVMGILNVTPNSFYDGGMYKSNSEMLTKVGKMLHEGATFIDVGAYSSKPSAEYVSEEEELQRIIPIINLILEYYPEALLSVDTFRSEVAKVCIENGAAMINDISAGNLDDNMLETIAKCNVPYIMMHMRGTPETMQKMTSYEDIVKEILFYFSEKVARARSFGINDLIIDPGFGFAKTLDQNYEVLQKMELFDILELPLLAGFSRKSMIYKTLNSTADEALNGTTVLNSIALIKGAKILRVHDVKEAMECVDLYNKINKL, from the coding sequence ATGACAATAAACTGCAAAGGACAATTGATTGATTTGACAACTCCCAAAGTAATGGGGATTTTGAATGTGACTCCCAATTCATTTTACGATGGGGGAATGTATAAAAGCAACAGTGAAATGCTAACTAAAGTAGGCAAAATGCTCCATGAGGGAGCGACATTTATTGATGTTGGAGCCTATTCTAGCAAACCCAGCGCCGAATATGTTTCGGAAGAAGAAGAACTGCAAAGAATTATTCCTATTATCAATCTTATTTTAGAATATTACCCAGAGGCGCTGCTCTCTGTGGATACTTTTAGAAGCGAAGTGGCGAAAGTTTGCATCGAAAATGGTGCGGCTATGATCAACGATATTTCGGCAGGAAATCTGGATGATAATATGCTGGAAACCATTGCAAAATGCAATGTTCCTTACATTATGATGCATATGCGTGGCACTCCTGAAACTATGCAAAAGATGACAAGTTATGAGGATATTGTCAAAGAAATCCTTTTCTATTTTTCTGAAAAAGTGGCTAGAGCGAGAAGTTTCGGAATCAACGATTTGATTATCGATCCGGGCTTCGGTTTTGCCAAAACTTTGGATCAAAATTATGAAGTTTTACAAAAAATGGAACTCTTCGATATCTTGGAATTGCCTTTGCTGGCTGGATTTTCAAGAAAATCTATGATTTATAAAACCTTAAATTCTACTGCCGATGAGGCTTTGAATGGAACCACGGTTTTGAATTCGATTGCATTGATAAAAGGAGCTAAAATTCTTCGGGTTCACGATGTAAAAGAAGCGATGGAATGTGTTGATTTATATAATAAAATCAACAAGTTGTAA
- a CDS encoding acyl-CoA carboxylase subunit beta: protein MDLNFNKNEDHNKLLLSELKHKFAKIKLGGGEKRIEKLHAEGKMTARERIDYLLDKGKSIEIGAFVGEGMYKEYGGCPSGGVVVKIGHINGKQCIVVANDATVKAGAWFPITAKKNLRAQEIAMENKIPIIYLVDSAGVFLPLQDEIFPDKEHFGRIFRNNALMSSMGITQISAVMGSCVAGGAYLPIMSDEALIVDKTGSIFLAGSYLVKAAIGENIDNETLGGATTHCEISGVTDYKAKDDKDALDKIKNIVGKIGDYDKAGFSRIKSEKPSLEEKEIYGILPKARNEQYDMMEIISRLVDKSEFEAYKDGYGQTIITGYARIDGWAVGIVANQRKVLKTKTGEMQFGGVIYSDSADKATRFIANCNQKKIPLVFLQDVTGFMVGSKSEHGGIIKDGAKMVNAVSNSVVPKFTIIVGNSYGAGNYAMCGKAYDPRLIVAWPSAELAVMGGTQAAKVLAQIEASSLKAKGEIVDEALEKELFDKIKTRYDSQTSPYYAASRLWTDAIIDPLETRTWISMGIEAANHSPIEKKFNLGVIQV from the coding sequence ATGGATTTAAACTTCAATAAAAACGAAGACCACAATAAACTCCTTCTCTCCGAACTCAAACATAAATTTGCCAAAATCAAGTTGGGTGGCGGCGAAAAACGCATCGAAAAGTTGCATGCTGAAGGAAAAATGACAGCAAGAGAACGTATTGATTACTTACTAGATAAGGGAAAATCGATAGAAATTGGGGCTTTTGTTGGTGAAGGAATGTACAAAGAATATGGTGGTTGTCCCTCGGGTGGTGTTGTGGTTAAAATTGGACACATCAACGGAAAGCAATGCATTGTTGTAGCCAATGATGCCACCGTAAAAGCAGGAGCTTGGTTTCCGATTACCGCAAAGAAAAACCTCAGAGCTCAAGAAATCGCAATGGAAAATAAAATCCCAATCATTTATTTGGTCGATTCTGCGGGTGTGTTTTTGCCATTGCAAGATGAAATTTTTCCCGATAAAGAGCACTTTGGACGTATTTTCAGAAATAATGCTTTGATGAGCAGTATGGGAATTACCCAAATTTCGGCCGTAATGGGAAGTTGTGTTGCAGGCGGTGCTTATCTTCCTATCATGAGCGACGAAGCATTGATTGTTGATAAAACTGGGAGCATATTTTTGGCAGGAAGTTATCTAGTCAAAGCTGCTATTGGCGAAAACATCGATAATGAAACTCTTGGTGGAGCAACCACACATTGCGAAATTTCGGGAGTGACAGATTATAAAGCCAAAGATGATAAAGACGCTTTGGATAAAATAAAAAATATAGTAGGCAAAATAGGCGATTATGATAAGGCTGGTTTTAGCCGAATTAAGTCGGAAAAACCAAGCTTAGAAGAAAAAGAAATCTACGGCATTTTGCCAAAAGCGCGGAACGAACAGTACGATATGATGGAAATCATCAGTCGATTGGTCGATAAGTCCGAGTTTGAGGCCTATAAAGATGGTTATGGACAAACCATTATTACTGGTTATGCAAGAATAGACGGTTGGGCAGTAGGTATCGTTGCCAATCAACGTAAAGTATTGAAAACAAAAACCGGCGAAATGCAGTTTGGGGGCGTCATTTATTCTGATTCTGCCGATAAAGCCACGCGATTTATTGCCAATTGCAATCAAAAGAAAATACCCTTGGTTTTCTTGCAAGACGTCACCGGATTTATGGTGGGATCCAAATCAGAACACGGAGGAATTATAAAAGACGGTGCCAAAATGGTGAATGCTGTTTCCAATTCGGTGGTGCCAAAATTTACAATAATTGTAGGAAATTCGTATGGCGCTGGTAATTATGCGATGTGCGGTAAAGCATACGACCCTAGACTAATCGTGGCCTGGCCCAGTGCCGAACTCGCGGTTATGGGCGGAACCCAAGCCGCAAAAGTTTTAGCTCAAATAGAAGCATCTTCGCTCAAGGCAAAAGGAGAAATCGTAGACGAAGCTTTGGAAAAAGAATTATTCGACAAAATAAAAACACGGTACGACTCACAGACTTCGCCCTATTATGCAGCCTCGCGGCTGTGGACTGATGCCATAATTGATCCATTGGAAACTCGAACTTGGATTTCGATGGGAATTGAAGCAGCCAACCACTCGCCTATCGAAAAGAAATTTAATTTAGGCGTGATTCAAGTTTAA
- a CDS encoding AMP-binding protein gives MHQITYKNIHNRFKLNGVHISREEMFYVAYCFIKEGKPFEQHIGTFLLDWFDEKSYIELSTSGTTGTPKIIRIEKQAMLDSALATGDFFGLEPGDTMLHCLPTNFVAGKMVWVRSFILGLDMKFVEPNSNPLEKIDQNFDFCAMVPLQAKNSLKKLKEKKIKKLIIGGVKIHKALEDELVKLPMDIYETYGMTETITHIAAKKVGTVAFTTLPNVTVSEDDRHCLVIKAKKISKNAIVTNDVVKLISDTQFIWEGRYDNIINSGGVKLMPEQIEEKLSKLIPRRYFVYGKADMELGEKAVLYVEGEPFEILDSVFNVLNKFEIPKEIIFIPKFQETATGKIQRNESIKTV, from the coding sequence ATGCACCAAATAACATATAAAAATATTCACAATCGTTTCAAATTGAATGGGGTACATATTTCTCGAGAAGAGATGTTTTATGTGGCCTATTGTTTTATTAAAGAAGGAAAGCCATTTGAACAACATATTGGTACTTTCTTATTGGATTGGTTTGATGAGAAATCCTATATCGAATTGAGTACGTCTGGTACCACTGGCACCCCAAAAATTATTCGAATTGAAAAACAAGCTATGTTGGATTCGGCACTAGCTACAGGCGATTTCTTTGGATTAGAACCGGGCGATACCATGTTACATTGTTTGCCAACCAATTTTGTGGCTGGTAAAATGGTTTGGGTACGCTCTTTTATTCTGGGTTTGGATATGAAATTTGTGGAGCCCAATTCGAATCCATTAGAGAAAATTGATCAAAATTTTGATTTTTGTGCGATGGTACCTTTGCAGGCCAAAAATTCACTTAAAAAATTAAAAGAAAAAAAGATTAAAAAATTGATTATTGGCGGTGTAAAAATTCATAAAGCTTTAGAAGATGAATTGGTAAAATTACCAATGGATATTTATGAAACCTATGGTATGACTGAAACTATTACGCATATTGCTGCCAAGAAAGTTGGGACTGTTGCGTTTACTACTTTGCCAAACGTAACCGTTTCAGAGGATGACAGGCACTGTTTGGTCATTAAAGCCAAAAAAATAAGTAAAAATGCTATCGTCACGAATGATGTGGTAAAATTGATTTCGGATACGCAATTTATTTGGGAAGGGCGATATGATAATATTATAAATAGTGGAGGTGTAAAATTGATGCCCGAACAAATCGAAGAAAAATTATCCAAACTTATTCCGAGGCGTTATTTTGTCTATGGAAAGGCAGATATGGAATTGGGCGAAAAAGCAGTACTTTATGTCGAAGGGGAACCCTTTGAAATCTTAGATTCAGTTTTTAATGTTTTAAACAAATTTGAAATTCCCAAAGAAATTATATTCATTCCTAAGTTTCAAGAAACAGCAACGGGAAAAATTCAGAGAAACGAAAGTATTAAGACAGTTTAA
- a CDS encoding GldL-related protein: protein MKNSQILVLFLIGAVLTVIGALFKITNERKDWTTFFLIIGMTFEAVAGIMLLLKLVKKNKNNTDSFLDS, encoded by the coding sequence ATGAAAAACTCACAAATTCTTGTTCTATTCCTAATTGGAGCGGTGCTGACGGTCATTGGCGCCCTATTCAAAATCACCAACGAACGAAAAGATTGGACGACTTTCTTCCTCATAATTGGGATGACTTTTGAGGCTGTTGCCGGAATAATGCTGTTGCTAAAATTAGTAAAGAAGAACAAAAACAATACTGATTCGTTTCTAGACAGCTAA
- a CDS encoding CPBP family intramembrane glutamic endopeptidase: MFIEQGYKGINSWWRFAITTVCTAGIFIGNYVLYLMMTAEEMEKVYQSMSNIPANLSLVANLIPFAFLLGLLFLLVRNLHNRSILSLTTARNSVDFKRIFFSFSVVVLASIVVFVVSYFVDHSDVIWNFNPAKFFVLFLISLLLFPFQIGLEEYLFRGYLMQQIGIAVRNKWFPLVLTSVVFGLFHSANPEVARMGFGVMFFYIGTGFLLGIMTLMDDSLELALGFHLGNNLMAALLITSDYSAIQTDALFRYSGVENPVDILNEMIVSIVIVYPIILFIFAKRYHWTNWKAKLTGRIQPQNLQNAKTTENAPNNI, from the coding sequence ATGTTTATCGAACAAGGATATAAAGGAATTAATAGTTGGTGGAGGTTTGCTATCACTACGGTTTGTACTGCCGGAATTTTCATTGGTAATTATGTGCTGTATTTGATGATGACTGCCGAAGAAATGGAAAAAGTGTACCAATCGATGAGCAATATCCCAGCTAATTTATCTCTTGTAGCGAATTTGATACCCTTTGCTTTTCTGCTGGGGCTATTATTTTTACTTGTGCGAAATCTGCATAATCGAAGCATACTTTCGCTGACTACAGCGAGAAATTCGGTCGATTTCAAACGCATTTTTTTTTCATTCTCGGTGGTCGTATTAGCTTCAATTGTGGTCTTTGTCGTATCGTATTTTGTCGATCATTCGGATGTAATTTGGAATTTTAATCCTGCGAAATTTTTTGTTTTATTTCTTATCAGTTTGTTGTTGTTTCCCTTTCAAATTGGGCTTGAAGAATATTTATTCAGGGGCTATTTGATGCAGCAAATTGGCATCGCAGTCCGAAACAAATGGTTTCCATTGGTCCTAACATCGGTTGTTTTTGGATTGTTTCACAGTGCCAACCCCGAAGTAGCTCGAATGGGTTTTGGGGTGATGTTTTTTTATATAGGCACCGGATTTTTGTTGGGAATAATGACCTTGATGGATGATAGCTTGGAGTTGGCATTGGGATTTCATTTGGGCAATAATTTGATGGCGGCTTTATTGATTACTTCCGATTATTCGGCGATTCAAACCGATGCCCTTTTTAGATATTCTGGAGTTGAAAATCCCGTTGATATATTAAATGAAATGATAGTTTCAATTGTAATTGTGTATCCGATTATCTTATTTATATTTGCAAAAAGATACCATTGGACGAATTGGAAAGCAAAACTAACCGGTAGAATCCAGCCTCAAAATTTACAAAATGCAAAAACTACAGAAAATGCACCAAATAACATATAA
- the lpxD gene encoding UDP-3-O-(3-hydroxymyristoyl)glucosamine N-acyltransferase encodes MLSYSIHEINEVLKGIIVGETAIRITAPEQLDLAGATEISFIGHKKYEKFWDSSKACAAVVNEDIAIEPGKNKVFIKVKNADLAMSQILALFAPPTPLFSFEIHPKAVVEETAIIGNGTRIGAGSYIGPKVRLGENVTIYPNVTLLDECIIGKNTIIWSGAVIRERCQIGDDCIIHPNATIGADGFGFRPDPQRGLVKIPQIGNVIIGNNVEIGANSCIDRGKFSSTILGDGCKIDNLVQIGHNCKLGKFCIMAGNSGLAGSVTLGNGVIIGGSASIKDHVTIGDGAIVGAGSGVTADIPAGKTMLGYPAVEARDALKQWAILKRLVNESKTK; translated from the coding sequence ATGTTATCCTATTCCATCCACGAAATAAACGAAGTTCTTAAAGGTATCATTGTTGGTGAAACAGCTATAAGAATAACGGCTCCCGAACAATTAGATCTTGCCGGTGCAACAGAAATTTCTTTTATTGGTCACAAAAAATACGAGAAGTTTTGGGATTCATCCAAAGCTTGTGCCGCCGTTGTCAACGAAGATATTGCTATAGAACCCGGCAAAAACAAAGTTTTTATCAAAGTGAAAAATGCCGATTTGGCAATGTCGCAAATCTTGGCATTATTTGCCCCACCTACTCCCTTGTTTAGCTTCGAAATTCATCCAAAAGCTGTTGTTGAAGAAACGGCAATCATAGGAAACGGCACTCGAATAGGAGCTGGAAGTTATATTGGTCCAAAAGTACGACTTGGAGAAAATGTTACTATTTATCCGAATGTGACCCTACTAGACGAATGTATTATTGGAAAAAACACCATCATTTGGTCGGGCGCTGTCATTAGGGAACGTTGTCAAATTGGTGACGATTGCATAATTCATCCTAACGCTACTATCGGAGCGGATGGTTTTGGATTTCGTCCTGACCCGCAAAGGGGGTTAGTCAAAATCCCTCAAATTGGAAATGTAATCATTGGAAACAATGTCGAAATTGGCGCTAATTCTTGTATCGATAGAGGAAAATTCAGTTCGACTATTTTGGGTGACGGTTGCAAGATTGATAATTTAGTGCAAATAGGCCACAACTGTAAATTAGGGAAATTCTGCATTATGGCAGGAAATTCTGGATTAGCCGGTTCCGTAACATTAGGTAACGGCGTAATTATTGGCGGAAGCGCTTCTATAAAAGACCATGTAACTATTGGAGATGGAGCAATTGTAGGCGCTGGCTCAGGTGTTACGGCTGACATTCCCGCGGGAAAAACGATGTTGGGTTATCCTGCAGTGGAAGCTCGCGATGCCCTGAAACAATGGGCAATTTTGAAAAGATTAGTAAACGAAAGCAAAACAAAATAA
- a CDS encoding saccharopine dehydrogenase family protein: MTNILVLGAGMVGSAMAADLSANHTVTLADISLNRLEHIKEKHPKIEILQVDVTHKEKLQSTLVDFDFVVCAVPGFLGFETIKTVIEAGKNVVDISFFPENALELDALAKENNVTAIVDCGVAPGMHNIILGYYNEKLKLTDFETLVGGLPKVKKWPFNYKAPFSPIDVIEEYTRPARYVENGNIITREALTDCELVEFDKVGTLESFNSDGLRSILYTMPHIKNMKEKTLRYPGHVEYVKVLKDSGFFSEKKIMINGAEISPLEFTSKILFNEWKLGETEEELTVMRVSLKGKNKSGQIEQVVYNLYDEYCPETQTSSMARTTGYTATAVANLFLEGLFTEKGIFPPELIGKHEACFNYILNYLKERSVNYIKTTTIQKM, encoded by the coding sequence ATGACCAATATACTAGTTTTAGGAGCCGGAATGGTGGGCAGTGCGATGGCTGCGGATTTATCAGCAAACCACACTGTTACACTAGCAGATATAAGCCTTAACCGATTAGAACACATCAAAGAAAAACATCCTAAAATTGAAATTTTGCAAGTCGATGTGACTCACAAAGAAAAATTGCAATCCACTCTTGTCGATTTTGATTTTGTGGTTTGTGCTGTTCCCGGATTTCTAGGTTTCGAGACTATAAAAACCGTAATTGAAGCTGGAAAAAATGTGGTGGACATTTCCTTTTTTCCTGAAAATGCGCTTGAATTAGATGCCTTGGCAAAAGAAAACAATGTCACTGCTATCGTCGATTGTGGCGTTGCACCAGGAATGCACAATATCATTTTGGGCTATTATAATGAAAAATTGAAGTTGACTGATTTCGAAACTTTAGTTGGCGGATTGCCAAAAGTTAAAAAATGGCCGTTCAATTACAAAGCCCCTTTTTCGCCTATTGATGTCATCGAAGAATATACTCGTCCGGCACGTTATGTCGAAAACGGAAATATAATCACTCGCGAAGCTTTGACAGACTGTGAATTGGTAGAATTTGACAAAGTGGGAACCTTGGAATCTTTCAACTCTGATGGGTTGCGCTCCATTCTTTATACAATGCCGCACATCAAGAATATGAAAGAAAAAACACTTCGATATCCTGGCCACGTTGAATATGTGAAAGTCTTGAAAGACAGCGGATTCTTCAGTGAAAAGAAAATAATGATAAATGGAGCCGAAATATCACCACTCGAATTTACCAGCAAAATCCTTTTCAATGAATGGAAATTAGGCGAAACTGAAGAGGAATTAACCGTGATGCGCGTCTCTTTGAAAGGAAAAAATAAAAGCGGACAAATCGAACAGGTGGTTTATAATTTATACGACGAATATTGTCCAGAAACTCAAACCTCATCAATGGCGAGAACCACAGGATATACTGCAACGGCTGTTGCGAACCTATTTTTAGAAGGATTATTTACCGAAAAAGGAATTTTTCCTCCAGAACTTATTGGGAAACACGAAGCCTGTTTTAACTATATTTTGAATTATTTAAAAGAGAGGAGCGTGAATTATATAAAAACGACAACCATACAAAAAATGTAA
- the arsC gene encoding arsenate reductase (glutaredoxin) (This arsenate reductase requires both glutathione and glutaredoxin to convert arsenate to arsenite, after which the efflux transporter formed by ArsA and ArsB can extrude the arsenite from the cell, providing resistance.) has protein sequence MIQIYHNSRCGKSRECLAFLEDSGKEYEVVKYLENVPTFEELKSIIEKLGIKPIELVRQKEKVWIENFKNQTMSDDLIIQTMLNNPILIERPIVINGKKAVIARPLENAATII, from the coding sequence ATGATTCAAATTTATCATAATTCCCGTTGCGGAAAATCCAGAGAATGCCTTGCTTTTCTTGAAGATTCAGGAAAAGAATATGAAGTTGTCAAATATTTAGAAAATGTTCCAACTTTTGAAGAATTGAAGTCAATCATCGAGAAATTAGGCATAAAACCAATCGAATTAGTTCGCCAAAAAGAGAAAGTTTGGATAGAAAACTTCAAAAACCAAACTATGTCAGATGACCTAATCATTCAAACGATGCTGAACAATCCTATTCTCATCGAAAGACCCATTGTCATTAATGGAAAAAAAGCGGTAATCGCTAGGCCTCTCGAAAATGCAGCAACTATTATTTAG
- the rlmH gene encoding 23S rRNA (pseudouridine(1915)-N(3))-methyltransferase RlmH, whose product MNIKLIAIGKTDNKNLQSLIDEYQKRLSFYIKFDLEIIPDIKNVKNLSESQQKEKEGELILAKITPADQLILLDENGKTFSSVGFSAELQKKMNSGVKTLVFVIGGPYGFSETVYAKAQGKISLSLMTFSHQMVRLFFIEQLYRGFTILKNEPYHHQ is encoded by the coding sequence ATGAACATCAAACTCATCGCCATTGGCAAAACCGACAATAAAAATTTGCAATCCTTGATTGACGAATATCAAAAACGGTTGTCGTTTTATATCAAATTCGATTTAGAGATTATCCCAGACATCAAGAACGTAAAAAACTTATCGGAAAGTCAACAAAAAGAAAAAGAAGGCGAATTGATTTTGGCGAAAATAACACCAGCCGACCAACTTATTTTATTGGACGAAAACGGAAAAACTTTTTCGAGCGTTGGCTTTTCAGCTGAATTGCAGAAGAAAATGAATTCGGGTGTAAAGACTTTGGTTTTCGTTATCGGTGGCCCTTATGGCTTTTCGGAAACGGTTTATGCCAAAGCACAAGGAAAAATATCGCTTTCGCTAATGACCTTTTCCCACCAAATGGTGCGTTTGTTTTTTATCGAACAACTATATCGCGGATTTACGATTTTGAAGAATGAACCGTATCATCATCAGTAA
- a CDS encoding outer membrane beta-barrel family protein, translating into MKNLKFISLLVLILTSINHYSQQKPPVPKIKISGIVIEKVSKQHLEYATITFTNGTSTKSIAGGITNPKGEFNIDIVPGTYDIKIEFISFKPIILKDRKLLEKTNLGLIALEEDATQLNEVQVRAEKTTVDIKLDKKVYSVGNDLMVKGGTVSDVLNNIPSVSVDAEGAISLRGNENVTIFIDGKPSNAININEALRLISADAIDKVEVITNPSARYDAEGGAGILNIVLKKGKNQGFNGTFIGGLGTPKNNSLSGTLNYKTEKYNLFTNQGYADRLALGNALYETNYLNPKPNSPSYIKEIRDIEDNSKSYNGNLGIELFLNNSTTWTNTLNYRNSNEENLDDVNYDNQYADPSKNDTRTRVSNEENKENDVEFKSNLQKKFKKDGHKLDVDVQISNNNEKEIADIVDSENGNDFTENKQKNTRQLYQLDYVLPFGKGSQFEAGYRGSFVDQLTDVSVFNNGVINTDFTNNLEYIENVNAFYTQYGLKVNKFSYLFGLRWEDTKVNVNQLSNNDFNTKKYNNFFPSAFVTYEISEESSLSLSYSRRITRPRGRLINPFSNYSSNINIFQGNPDLDPAMSDAIDFGFLKKWGKFLLSTSLYNNRTTDAFLFVRINSGSEVNGVPVIISTPINLATENRLGFEFNLNYSPYKWWKLNSNFNFFNVDTQGDYTYTDFNNVEITQNFDQKTTSWSARLNSKVTLPAKIDWQTNMNYFGDQKTAQGKFIGIFAMNLGFSKDVLKDKATLAFNVSDVFNTRKMKMETLIPGVIESYSERQRNVRQFTLSFTYRLNKSKNEKEKQPRREMEEGGGDMPG; encoded by the coding sequence ATGAAAAACCTTAAATTTATTAGTCTTTTAGTATTGATTTTAACTTCGATAAATCACTATTCACAGCAAAAACCACCAGTTCCCAAAATTAAAATCTCGGGAATCGTCATCGAAAAAGTGAGCAAACAACATCTTGAATACGCCACGATAACATTCACAAATGGAACTTCAACCAAATCAATTGCTGGAGGAATTACCAACCCAAAAGGGGAATTTAATATCGATATTGTTCCCGGTACTTATGACATTAAAATAGAGTTTATATCTTTCAAACCAATAATTTTAAAAGACCGTAAACTTCTTGAAAAAACCAATTTAGGCCTTATCGCTCTCGAAGAAGATGCAACCCAACTTAACGAGGTGCAAGTTCGCGCTGAAAAAACGACGGTCGATATCAAATTAGACAAAAAAGTATACAGTGTTGGAAATGACTTGATGGTCAAAGGAGGAACCGTGAGCGATGTATTGAATAATATTCCATCCGTCTCTGTCGATGCTGAAGGAGCCATCAGCTTAAGAGGTAATGAAAACGTAACCATTTTTATAGACGGAAAACCTTCGAATGCCATCAATATCAATGAAGCCTTACGCTTAATTTCTGCCGATGCGATCGATAAAGTGGAAGTGATTACCAATCCATCCGCGCGATATGATGCCGAAGGTGGAGCAGGAATTTTGAATATCGTACTCAAAAAAGGAAAAAATCAAGGCTTTAATGGAACCTTTATTGGCGGGTTGGGAACCCCAAAAAACAACAGCCTTAGCGGCACATTGAACTACAAAACAGAAAAATACAATTTGTTTACCAATCAAGGCTATGCCGATAGATTAGCACTTGGTAATGCACTATACGAAACCAATTATCTGAATCCAAAACCCAATTCACCAAGCTATATCAAAGAAATTAGAGATATAGAAGATAACAGCAAAAGCTACAACGGAAATCTGGGCATTGAATTATTTTTAAACAACTCTACGACTTGGACCAATACCCTAAATTACAGAAACAGTAATGAGGAAAATTTAGATGATGTAAACTACGACAATCAATATGCTGATCCCTCCAAAAACGATACTAGAACCAGAGTTAGTAACGAGGAAAATAAAGAAAATGATGTCGAATTCAAATCCAATCTTCAAAAAAAGTTCAAAAAAGACGGCCACAAATTAGATGTTGATGTTCAAATTTCTAACAACAACGAAAAAGAAATAGCCGATATCGTGGACAGCGAAAACGGGAACGATTTTACGGAAAACAAACAAAAAAATACGCGCCAATTGTATCAATTGGATTATGTTTTGCCCTTTGGTAAAGGCAGTCAGTTCGAAGCAGGATATCGCGGTAGTTTCGTCGATCAATTGACCGATGTGAGCGTTTTCAATAACGGTGTTATCAATACAGACTTTACCAATAATTTAGAATACATCGAGAACGTCAATGCCTTCTACACTCAGTATGGACTTAAAGTAAATAAATTCTCTTATTTGTTTGGGCTTCGTTGGGAAGATACTAAAGTGAATGTAAATCAGTTGAGCAACAATGATTTCAATACCAAAAAATACAACAACTTCTTTCCATCGGCATTTGTTACCTATGAAATTTCGGAAGAAAGTAGTTTGTCATTGAGTTACAGCCGCCGAATTACGCGCCCTAGAGGGAGATTAATCAATCCGTTTAGTAATTATTCGAGCAACATCAACATATTTCAAGGGAATCCTGATTTAGACCCGGCAATGTCTGATGCGATCGATTTTGGATTCTTGAAAAAATGGGGCAAATTTTTGTTAAGCACTTCTCTATACAATAATCGAACTACTGATGCGTTCCTTTTTGTCCGAATAAACTCGGGTAGCGAAGTCAATGGAGTACCAGTCATTATTTCTACTCCTATCAATTTAGCCACCGAAAACAGACTTGGTTTCGAGTTCAATCTCAATTATTCTCCATATAAATGGTGGAAATTGAACAGCAATTTCAATTTTTTTAATGTGGATACCCAAGGCGATTACACCTATACCGATTTTAACAATGTGGAAATCACGCAAAATTTTGATCAAAAAACAACTTCTTGGTCAGCAAGATTAAATTCAAAAGTGACTCTGCCTGCCAAAATTGATTGGCAAACGAATATGAATTACTTTGGCGACCAGAAAACAGCGCAGGGCAAATTTATTGGTATTTTTGCAATGAATTTAGGCTTTAGCAAAGATGTTTTAAAAGACAAAGCTACTCTGGCATTCAATGTTAGCGATGTTTTTAATACCAGAAAAATGAAAATGGAAACCCTAATCCCAGGTGTTATCGAATCGTATTCTGAAAGACAAAGAAATGTACGACAATTTACACTTTCGTTTACCTATAGACTGAACAAATCGAAAAACGAAAAAGAAAAACAACCGCGACGCGAAATGGAAGAAGGTGGCGGTGATATGCCAGGATAA
- a CDS encoding DoxX family protein encodes MNNVKHLNKWANAHTYFSVDLVRMALGVILFFKGIAFITNTQYLADLLSPIERIGGGMIVLHYVASAHILGGILIFFGLLTRWAIIVQLPILIGAIIINFMGQMHTQNLLFSIITLVFCIAFIIYGSGKHSADYYFKMQE; translated from the coding sequence ATGAACAATGTAAAACATCTGAATAAGTGGGCCAATGCGCACACTTATTTCTCAGTAGATTTGGTTCGGATGGCGCTAGGGGTTATTTTGTTTTTTAAAGGCATCGCTTTTATTACCAATACCCAATACTTAGCGGATTTATTGTCACCCATTGAACGTATAGGTGGCGGAATGATTGTATTACATTATGTGGCTTCGGCCCACATTTTGGGAGGCATTTTAATCTTCTTTGGTTTACTTACTAGATGGGCAATAATTGTGCAATTACCAATATTGATTGGTGCCATTATCATCAATTTTATGGGGCAAATGCACACTCAAAATTTATTGTTTTCTATCATCACACTAGTGTTCTGCATTGCATTTATTATTTACGGAAGCGGAAAACATTCTGCCGATTATTATTTCAAAATGCAAGAATAA